Within the Agromyces atrinae genome, the region CCGAGATGGTCGCGATCCTGGAGGAGCCGAGTACCGAGCTCGCGATCGAGCGATACGCCGAGTACATCACGCGCGCCAATGCCCGGACGGCGGGACTCTGGCGGGCGATGGCCGCGGCGGCGCACGCCGACCCCGACGTGCGGAGCGCGGTCGACGATCTCGACCGGCGACGCCGCGGCGACGTGGCGGGCGGTGGCGCCTGGCTCGTCTCGCGCGGGATCATCGCGGCCGAGAGCGCCACGAGAGCCACCGATCTGCTCGGCTTCGTGACACATCCCGACGCGTACGCCTACCTCGTGCTCGACACGGGGTGGGATGACGTCGCCTACGCGACCTGGCTGCGGACGTCGATCGCGGGCCTCGCGCTGTCGACGCCCTGAGCCCACGCGTCGCGACGTGCCGAGCGGTAGGCGATGACGCCGACGACGATCACGGCCGTGTGGAACGCCACGAAGACGAGGTTGGCGACGAGCGAGTAGCCGTTCACGATCATGTAGATGTCGTGCGCGATGCCGCGCACGAGTGAGAGCGCGACGATGAGGACGACGAGCGGCGCACTCCGCCAGGGGCGCCACGACGCGGCGATCAGCACCACGCCGACGACGATCATCTCGAGGCCGAACACGAGCATCCAGTCGAGGAATCCGGCGTACGCGGTGCTGCCTTCTGGCGCGTCGAAGCCGGGCACGACCGCGTCGAGGCGCAGCGCGTTGAGAACAGGGATCCAGCTGATCCCGAGTGCGATGTAGGCGATGCCCGTGAGCCGGAACCACCACGTGAGAAGGGTCATGCGGTGACACTAACATTAAGTAGAGCTTGCATCTAACGAATATGGCGTGCCGTGGCGCGAGGCAGAATGGAGCGCATGAGCGATAACGCGGTCACCATCGTCGGAGCCGGCCTCTCGGGCATCGCGTGCGCCCGCGCACTCGCTGAGGGCGGCATCCCGACCCGCATCCTCGAACGCGGTCGCGTACCCGGCGGTCGACTCGCGACGAAGCGGTTCGAGGAGCGCCGCGTCGACATCGGCGCCTCGTACTTCACCGTTCCCGACGGCTCGGCGTTCGCCGGCGTCGTCGGCGAGTGGATGACGCGCGGACTCGTCCGCCCGTGGACCGACACGTTCGCCGTGGCCGACGACACGCGCCTGCGTGACCGCACGACCGGCCCGATGCGCTTCGCGGCGCCGGGGGGCCTGCGCGGCCTCGTCGCCGATCTCGCCGAGTCGCTCAACGTCGAGCACCAGCGCACCGTCGAGACAGTCGAACCCGGCGCGCTCGACGGCGAGAGCGTCGGCGACATCGTGCTCGCCATGCCCGACCCGCAGGCGAACCGGCTGCTGCCCGCATCGCACGAGATCGACGCCGTCGAGTGGGAGCCCGTCATCGCCGTCATCCTCGGGTTCGCGGAGCGCAGCTGGCCGGCCGATCTCCAGGGCGCGTTCGTCAATGACTCCGCGACGGTCGGCTTCATCGCCGACGACGGCGCGCGACGCGGAGACGGCGCTCCGGTGCTCGTCGCTCACACGACATCGGCGCTCGCCGCGGCGCACCTCGACGACCCTCACGCTGTGCGGCCGATCGTCGTCGACGCGGTGCGCCGGATTTTCGGCATCACCGACGAGCCCGAGTGGGTCGCGGCTCACCGCTGGACGTTCGCTCGCCCCGCGACGACGCACGCCCAACCGTTCTCGTTCGTCGACGGCATCGGCGTGTGCGGCGACGCGTGGGGTGCATCGCCCTCGGTGTCGACGGCGTGGGCGTCGGGCGATGCGCTCGGTCGCGCCATCGCCGCATCGCGCTGAACCGTCCCGCTCGCGCCAGAAATTATCACTGGTAAAGTGTGCTCGATCGTCGGCGCTCGTCCGGCGACCCACCTGGCACCCTGCACCGACGCGGAGGAACGACGATGACGACACCCGGGATCCGCTTCGGCGCGGCGTACTACCACGAGTACCAGCCGACGCCTCGGCTCGCCGAAGACATGCGCCTCATGAAGGAGGCCGGCTTCACCGTCATTCGCGTCGGCGAATCGGTCTGGTCGACCTGGGAGCCCGAGCCCGGCGTCTTCCACCTCGACTGGCTCGAGGACGTGCTCGACGCCGCGCACGAGCACGGCATCGACGTCATCCTCGGCACGCCGACCTACGCGATCCCGATGTGGATGAAGCGACTGCACCCCGAGGTTGCGGGCGATGCGGCGACGGGGCAGCCGATGCACTGGGGCCGCCGCCAGGAGATGGACTTCACGAACCCCGCCTTCCTGTTCTACGCCGAGCGCGTCATCCGCAAGATCGTGGAACGCTACCGCGAGCACCCCGCCGTCATCGGGTACCAGGTCGACAACGAGCCCGGCATCACGCTGCTCTACAACGAGGGCATCTTCCAGCGCTTCACCGATTCGCTGCGGCACCAGTACGGCGACGTCGAGACGCTCAACCGCGAGTGGGGCCTCGTCTACTGGTCGCACCGCCTCTCGACGTGGGCTGACCTGTGGCGCCCCGACGGCAACTTCCAGCCGCAGTACGACCTCGCGTGGCGGCGGTTCCAGGCGTCGCTCGTGACCGAGTACATCGGGTGGCAGGCCGACATCGTGCGCGAGTACGCGATCGGCGAGCAGTTCGTCACGACGTGCATCGCGTTCGATCAGCCGGGAGTCGACGACGTCGCGCTCTCGAGCCGACTCGACGTCGTCTCGGGCAATGCGTACTACGAGATGGAGGACTCGCTCGCCCTGCCCGACACCGCTCCGCGGAAGGGCGAGTGGTGGACGAACGGACTCTGGTCGATCTACGACCTCGCCGATCGCATGTACTCGGCGAAGGAGGCGCCGTTCCTCATCACCGAGACCAACTCGTCGTCGATGGGGCTCTCGTCGCACAACTACTCGCCCTACGACGGGCAGTGGCGCCAAGCCGCGTGGGCGCTCGTCGCCCGCGGTGCCCGCATGGTCGAGTACTGGCACTGGCACACGCTGCACTTCGGCGCCGAGACGTACTGGGGCGGAGTGCTGCCGCACAGCCAGAAGCCCGGCCGCCACTACCGCGAGGTCGCGCAGATCGGTGCCGACTTCGCCGCCGCCGGCGCGGCCGTCGCCGACTCGACGCCCGACTCCGACGTCGCGTTCCTCTACGACACCGACAGCCGCTTCGCGCTCGGCGGCCCGCAGTCGCCGTTCCGCAACGGCGGCCAGTACTTCGACCCGCAGGGCTATCACCGCATCACATCGGCGTTCTACCGTGGTGCGTTCGACGCCGGGCTCCAGGTGCGCCTCGTGCGCCCGACGCAGCTCTTCTCCTCGCGGGGTGGCGAGGGGGTGGATGCCGGTGAGTTCGCCGCGCGTCATCCCGTGCTTATCGCGCCCGCGTTCTTCACCGCCGCCGATGCCGACCTCGATTGGCTCGCCGCCTACGCCGGGGCGGGCGGGCACCTCGTGCTCGGGCCGCGCAGCGCGTACGCCGATCGCGAGGGGCGTGCGCGCCTCGAGGAGAAGCCGGCTCGCCTCGCCGAGGCTGCGGGCACCTGGTACGACGAGATCGCGAACCTGCCCGAGCCGCTCGACGTCTCTGCCGAGAACGAGTTCCCGCTTCTCGACGGAGCCGCAGCGACCGACTGGATGGACGGCCTGACCGTCACCGACGGCACGTCGCTCGTGCGATTCGTGCACCCGCACTACGGGCGCTGGTCGGCCGTGACGACGCGTGAGCACGGAGCGGGCCGGGTCACGGTCGTCGGAACCGTGCCGAACCTCGCTCTCGCCGAATCGGTCGCGCGCTGGGCCGCCGACCCGATCGTCGACCGCGCGAGTGTGCCCGAGACGGTGACCGTGACGACGTCGACCGACTCGTCGGGGCGGCGCATCTACTACGTGCACAACTGGTCGTGGGAGCCCGCGAGCTTCACCCCGCCGGAGGCCGTCACCGACCTCATCGACGGCACCGACGTCGCCGCAGGAGCCGCGCTCGAGCTCGGCCCCTGGGACGTCCGCGTCGTGCGCACCCTCGCCCCCGTCGCCCCGGTCACCACCCCCTGAACCGAAGTCTCGGCGTCACGACATGCTGGCTAAAACGCGTTTGGCCAGCGTGTCGTGACGCCGAGACGGGTGGGGTGGTGCGCGGTCAGGCCGCGTCGAGGGCGTGCAGCACGTGGAATGCGCCGTCGTACGAGCGCGAGGGCAGGCTGCTGAGCGCGCGCACGATCGCGTCATCGACCCCGTCGTGCCGTGCGGCACGGGCCAGGTCGTCGGGCGTCGCGGGGTAGTCGATCGTGCGCAGGAACTCCGCGACGGATGACGGTGCGACGGCGTCGACGCCGTTGAGCGCGGCGCGCAAGCTCCTGTTCATCGCCCTGTCTCATCCGTCGCGCGATCGACGGAGCCTCGCCAGGCGCCCGTCTCGAAGCCATTCGATTCGATGAGCTCCTTGAACTTCTTCAGGTCGCGGCCGATCTCGATGTCGTCGACCTGCAAGAGGGCTCCGATGTGCTCGATCGCGCCACGCGGAGTCCAGTCGAGCTGCAGGCGCACGAGTGTCGTCGCGTCGTCGATGCGGTGGAACGTGACGACCCCGGCGTGGTCTTCGCCCTCGGTGCTCTTCCACGCGATGCGCTCGTCGGGGTTCTGCTCGGTGATGACCGCGTCGAACTCGCGCTCGATGCCCGCGATCTTCACGGTCCAGTGCGTCGTCGTGTCGTCGATCTGGGTGATGCTCTCGACGCCGCTCATGAAGGCCGGGAAGTCCTCGAACTGTGTCCACTGGTTGTACACCGAGCTGATCGGTGCGCTGATCTGGATGTCGCTGGTCGTCGTGGGCATGGTGCCGCCTTCCGTTCGAAGCTGATGTTCGACGGTACGCGTGTCACCCATTCGGGGGCGCGGGGCTTGACATTTCCTCACTCGCCCCCCCGCTGCGCCGCCCTGCTTCGCCCCGACCCGCCCCCACCCCACAGTCTCGGCGTCACGACACGCTGGCTCAACGCGTTGTAGCCAGCGTGTCGTGACGCCGAGACGGGGGTGTCGAGGGGCGGGGACGGGCGAGGGATGACGGGGAGGGCGTCAGCCGAGGGGCGTGAAGTCGAGTTCCTGGAAGTCGGCGACCTCGGGCTTCCACCGGGTCTCGACGAAGTCGACGTGTGCGGGGTGCAAGTTGTAGGCCTCGTAGGCTGCGGCGTCGTCGAACGTCATCTCGAACTGGAAGCGGTGATCGCTCTTCGGGCTCACCTGGCGTGAGATGCGGAAGTCCTGCACGCCGGGGATCGACGTCAGCGCCGCGTGGGCATCGCTGAGGAAGGCGGCCTCCTCGACGGAGTCGACGGGGTGCGTCAGGGCGAAGCTCACGGTGTGTCGGATCATGGTGCTCTCTTTCTGGTGGGTGGCTAGGAGTGACGGGCGATGGCGGCTTCGAGCGCCTCGACGACGATCGAGTGGTCGTCGCGCTCGGGCAGGCCCGAGACGCCGACGAATCCGGTGAGCGATCCGTTGACGCGAAGCGGGAAGCCGCCTCCCGCGGGGATGAACTGCGACCGGTCGAGTCCGAAGACCTCGTGGAAGTCGATTCCTGCCGCCCGGCACCGTGCTCCGACGAGGAGCGACGGCGCATCGAAGCGGGCGACGACGCGGGCCTTCTTCGCGAGCCAGTCGTCATTGTCGGCGTTCGTTCCGGGCCTCGCCGCGTGGAAGACCCGTTGCGCCCCGAAGAGGATCGACGTCGTGAACGAGAGGTCGTCGGCCGCTGCTCGAGCGACGAGGGCGTTGCCGAGTGCGACCGCGTCGTCGTGGTCGAACGACGTGAACGAGAGCCGCGAGTTCTGCTCCTCGATGACGGGGATGAGTTCGAGGTCGGTGAGGGTGGAGAAGGCGGTCATCGGTGTCCTGCTTTCTGATCGGCGCGACCGGGAACGACCGGCGTGGGTGTCACTCGGAGGTGGTGCGGCCCGGAAACGGGGCTCGACCTCGTGTGTGCTCTGCCCCTTAAGGTAGAGGCGTGGCACGAGAAGGACGGTTTGCGAAGGGCACGGCGCGGCGCGAGTCGATACTCGCGACCGCCACCGAGGTGCTCGCGCGTGACGGCTACCGCGGCACGTCGCTGCGGTCGATCGCTCGCGCTCTCGAGCTCGAGCCCGCACACATCCTCTACTACTTCGACAGTCGTGAAGACCTGCTGCAGAACGTGATCGCCCGCTGGGACGAGGATCAGCTCATCCAGGGCTGGGAGCCGGATCCGGCGCTGACGCTCGACCTCTACATCGGCGCGATCCGCCGCAACCTCGAGATCCCCGGGCTCATCCATCTCTATCTGATCTTCGCGGCCGAGGCTGCGCAGTCCGACCACCCGTCGCACGACTTCTTCCGCGAGCGGTTCGAGAAGGTGCGGCGGATGCTCGCGACGGCCGTCGAGTACGAGCAGAACGCCGGACGCATCGACCCCGCGATCGATCCCGACCGCACGGCACGCCTCCTCATCGCCGTCGCCGACGGCGTGCAGTTGCAGGCGCTCATGAACCCGGCGATCGACGCGGCCGACGATCTGGCCGCGACCATCACGCAGTTGCGCAGTCGAGTCGATCACGCGGTGAGCTGACGCCGCGCCTCGTCGATCGTCGCGAGGATCGCGGCGGTCGGGGTGCGCACCTCGAGCGTCGTCGTCAGGGTCGCGTGCCGGTGCGGGCCGTGGTCCAGCACGAGAGTCGAGTAGGCGTCGACGCCCGTCTCCGTCATCCCGCCGACCGCCGTGATCTGCGTGGGCGCGCCGAGGATCATCGACGCGAGCTGCACCGGGTAGATGTCGAGATCGAGGAGGGCGATGCACCCGTGGCCGAGCTGAACGCCTACATCGTCGAGCAGGCCTGGTTCGCGCCCTGGTTCCGGGTGCAGTCGAGCTTCGCGACGAATGCCGACACCCAGGTGACGGTCCAGACCGACAACTCCGTGCCCTGGCTCTGGAACATCGCACCGGCCGCCTGAGCGCAGTGCAACCCGGCCGTCACCTCGTCCGAGGTGGCGGCCGGGCTGTTCGTCGAGCGGTCAGTCGAACGTGACGACGACCTTGTCGGCGGCGCCGGGAGTCGTGGCGAGTTCGATCGCGCGATCGATCTCGTCGAAGGGAATCTCGTCGCTCACGAGCAGTGCGTAGCGCTCCCAGTTCTCAGCGATGTCGTCGGTCACCTCGAAGATCTCGGTCGGGTAGCCGCTCGCGGTGATGATGCTGACCTCGTTGTTGAGGATCGCGCCGAAGTCGACCTCGACGGGCTTCTTGTGCACGGCGACGATGCCGACCTTCGCGCCGCGCTTGACCGCCGAGAGGATCGTCTGGATGACGACGGGTGCGCCCGCCGCATCGAGGTAGATGTCGGTTCCCGGGCGCACTTCTCCGGGGCGCCGGGCTGCATTGCCGTGCAGCTCGGCCAGCCGCGCGACGATGTCCTCGGTACGTGAGTCGATGACGGCATCCGCCCCGACCTGCAGCGCCGTCTCGAGCCGCTCGGGAATCAGGTCGACGACCACGACGCTCTCGGCGCCCCGAAGTCGAAAGCTGATCGCCGCGCCGAGACCGATCGGCCCGGCGCCGAAGATGACGACGCGGTCGCCCGGCCGCGGGTCGACGCGGTTCACGGCGTGACGCGCGACGGCCATGGGCTCGTTGAGGGCGGCGACCGCGAAGGGAACGTGCTCGGGAACGAGGGCGACGCTCACACCGAGCTCGGCCTGCTCGATGAGCAGGTAGTCGGAGAGTGCGCCGGTCGCACCTCCATTGCCGATGATGCCGCTCGGTGCGGCCATGGGGTTCACGACGACGTGCGCACCGACGGCGATGCCCGTGACACGCGTGCCGACCTCGACGACTTCGCCGGCCGCCTCGTGGCCGAGAGGCGTCGCGCCCTCACGCGGCGGGATTCCGCCGCGTGCGATGTAGAAGCCGTCGGAACCGCACAGGCCGCAGGCCCGGATGCGCACGAGGATGTCGTCGTCTCCGACGCTCGGGCGCGGCACGTTCTGCACTTCGACCGTGCCGGGGCCGGTCACCACGAGGGACCGCATCGTTTCTTCCGTAGTGACCATGAGCACTCGCTCCATTCGCTCGTCGCGGCGCCCGTGCGGGCATCCGTTGTTAAGATAGCCGATCGGCTAGTTAAATCAACTGGGAGATCCGTACACTGTGTCGAGGTACGAGCACGAAGGGCGGGGCGGATGACGCGAGCGACGCGAGGGCGAGGCGATGCGCGCTCACGCGTGCGCACCGCGGCGATCGCCCTCTTCTCGCAGCACGGCGTCGGGGGCACCTCGCTGCAGATGATCGCCGACGAGATCGGCGTCTCGAAGGCCGCGGTGTACCACCAGTTCCCGACGAAGGACGGGATCGTTCTCGCCGTCGTCGCTCCCGTGCTCGAGCACATCGATCACGTCGTCGCAGCCGCCGAGGCGGGGGCCACGCCGCGGGCGCGCTTCGACGCCCTCGTCGACGGACTCGTCGACGTCGTGATCGAGCAGCGGCAGGCGGCGGCGTTCGTGCAGAGCGATCCGGCCGTGCGCGAGCTGCTCGGCCGCACCGACACGTTCCTCGCTCTCTCGACGCGCATGGACGCCGTGCTCATCGGCCCCGAACCCTCCGACGAGGCGCGCATCGCGCTCGCGACCGCAGGCGGCGGGCTCATGATCGCCGGGGTCGACCCGGCGCTCGCCGCGATGCCCGTCGAGGCGGTGCGCCGCGTGCTCGCGGCATCGGTCAGGGCCGTGCTCGCGCCGTACGCGCCCGTCTGATCTGCTGCCGCGCGGTCAGTGGCCGTGCGCCGCGATGAGCACGATCACGACGAGGGCGCTCAGGCTGATGATCGCGCCGAGCGCGATGAGCTGCTGGCGCGGCGGCAGTTTCGTGCGCAGCACCGCGACGAGGGCGATGCCGATGAGGGTCACGAAGTAGATTCCGACGCTCATGGTGAGCGCCGTCTCGATCGAGATCCACCCGATCCACGCCGAGACGAGCGCGAGGAACGGCAGCGAAGCCGATCCGATCGCGCCGCCGGCGATACGCAGCATCGTGAGGAACTCGCTACGCGGAGGCAGCGTGCGATGCGACACCTGGAATGCGATGATCTCGGCGACGAAGCCCGCGAGGGTGATGCCGACAATGCCCGCCGCGAGCGACACGACGGCGTCGACCGCCGACTGGTGCCCGGCGTTGAGGGCGAGCACCGTCACGATCGCGAGACCCGTGAACGACGCGTAGACGCGTTCCTTCAGGGCCCGCGCCTTGTCTTCGGTCGAGCTGTCGAGCAGGGTACGGCTGCGACCGCGCTTCTGCTTCTCTCTCATGGCTCCACCTTCCGGTCGGTGTCTCGGGCCTTCGTAGACTAAGCCGAGAACCAGAGGAGCATCGTCATGTCGACCGTCGAACCCGGCCCGTACCGACACTTCAAGGGCGGCCACTACGTCGTCGTCGGCGAGGCGACCGACTCCGAGTCCGAGCAGGCCGTCGTCGTCTACCGGTCGGCCGACGGGCGGCTGTGGACGCGCCCGAAGGCGATGTTCGTCGAGACGGTCGAGCACGAGGGTCAGACGGTTCCGCGCTTCGCCCGCATCGCCGAGTAGGCCCGCGCTATTCCGCCCACGGACGGAACGCCCGGAGTCGCAGGCTGTTCCCGACGACGAAGACGCTCGAGACGGCCATCGCCGCACCCGCGAGCATCGGGTTGAGAAGACCGAGTGCGGCGAGCGGGATCGCCGCGACGTTGTACGCGAAGGCCCAGAACAGGTTGACCTTGATCATGCCGAGCGTCGACCGCGAGAGTCGGATGGCGTCGGCGGCCGAACGCAGGTCACCGCGCACGAGCGTCAGGTCGGCCGCCTCGATCGCGACATCCGTTCCCGTTCCCATCGCGATGCCGAGGTCGGCGCGAGCGAGCGCAGCGGCGTCGTTGACGCCGTCGCCGACCATCGCCACGACCTTGCCCTCGGACTGCAGCCGCTCGACGACGGCGACCTTCTCTTCGGGGAGCACGTCGGCGATGACCTCGTCGATGCCGACGGCGTCGGCGACCTGGCGGGCGACGGTCGCGTTGTCACCCGTGAGCAGCACGGGGGAGAGGCCGAGCGTGCGGAAGCGTGCGATCGCCTCGGCGCTCGTCGGCTTCACCTCGTCGGCGACGGTGAGGATGCCGCGGG harbors:
- a CDS encoding TetR/AcrR family transcriptional regulator, translated to MAREGRFAKGTARRESILATATEVLARDGYRGTSLRSIARALELEPAHILYYFDSREDLLQNVIARWDEDQLIQGWEPDPALTLDLYIGAIRRNLEIPGLIHLYLIFAAEAAQSDHPSHDFFRERFEKVRRMLATAVEYEQNAGRIDPAIDPDRTARLLIAVADGVQLQALMNPAIDAADDLAATITQLRSRVDHAVS
- a CDS encoding TetR/AcrR family transcriptional regulator, with amino-acid sequence MTRATRGRGDARSRVRTAAIALFSQHGVGGTSLQMIADEIGVSKAAVYHQFPTKDGIVLAVVAPVLEHIDHVVAAAEAGATPRARFDALVDGLVDVVIEQRQAAAFVQSDPAVRELLGRTDTFLALSTRMDAVLIGPEPSDEARIALATAGGGLMIAGVDPALAAMPVEAVRRVLAASVRAVLAPYAPV
- a CDS encoding SRPBCC family protein, which translates into the protein MPTTTSDIQISAPISSVYNQWTQFEDFPAFMSGVESITQIDDTTTHWTVKIAGIEREFDAVITEQNPDERIAWKSTEGEDHAGVVTFHRIDDATTLVRLQLDWTPRGAIEHIGALLQVDDIEIGRDLKKFKELIESNGFETGAWRGSVDRATDETGR
- a CDS encoding DUF2795 domain-containing protein, with protein sequence MNRSLRAALNGVDAVAPSSVAEFLRTIDYPATPDDLARAARHDGVDDAIVRALSSLPSRSYDGAFHVLHALDAA
- a CDS encoding DUF1653 domain-containing protein; this translates as MSTVEPGPYRHFKGGHYVVVGEATDSESEQAVVVYRSADGRLWTRPKAMFVETVEHEGQTVPRFARIAE
- a CDS encoding BphX family protein, with product MTLLTWWFRLTGIAYIALGISWIPVLNALRLDAVVPGFDAPEGSTAYAGFLDWMLVFGLEMIVVGVVLIAASWRPWRSAPLVVLIVALSLVRGIAHDIYMIVNGYSLVANLVFVAFHTAVIVVGVIAYRSARRDAWAQGVDSARPAIDVRSQVA
- a CDS encoding TetR/AcrR family transcriptional regulator; protein product: MTEARRAYHSPVRASGAARTRAAIVDAAGALFERDGYARTPMQAIADEAGVSIQAVRLAGPKSALLLAAYERAFAGDEGRHALVERAEMVAILEEPSTELAIERYAEYITRANARTAGLWRAMAAAAHADPDVRSAVDDLDRRRRGDVAGGGAWLVSRGIIAAESATRATDLLGFVTHPDAYAYLVLDTGWDDVAYATWLRTSIAGLALSTP
- a CDS encoding zinc-dependent alcohol dehydrogenase, which produces MRSLVVTGPGTVEVQNVPRPSVGDDDILVRIRACGLCGSDGFYIARGGIPPREGATPLGHEAAGEVVEVGTRVTGIAVGAHVVVNPMAAPSGIIGNGGATGALSDYLLIEQAELGVSVALVPEHVPFAVAALNEPMAVARHAVNRVDPRPGDRVVIFGAGPIGLGAAISFRLRGAESVVVVDLIPERLETALQVGADAVIDSRTEDIVARLAELHGNAARRPGEVRPGTDIYLDAAGAPVVIQTILSAVKRGAKVGIVAVHKKPVEVDFGAILNNEVSIITASGYPTEIFEVTDDIAENWERYALLVSDEIPFDEIDRAIELATTPGAADKVVVTFD
- a CDS encoding heme-degrading domain-containing protein, whose protein sequence is MTAFSTLTDLELIPVIEEQNSRLSFTSFDHDDAVALGNALVARAAADDLSFTTSILFGAQRVFHAARPGTNADNDDWLAKKARVVARFDAPSLLVGARCRAAGIDFHEVFGLDRSQFIPAGGGFPLRVNGSLTGFVGVSGLPERDDHSIVVEALEAAIARHS
- a CDS encoding Dabb family protein — encoded protein: MIRHTVSFALTHPVDSVEEAAFLSDAHAALTSIPGVQDFRISRQVSPKSDHRFQFEMTFDDAAAYEAYNLHPAHVDFVETRWKPEVADFQELDFTPLG
- a CDS encoding NAD(P)/FAD-dependent oxidoreductase: MSDNAVTIVGAGLSGIACARALAEGGIPTRILERGRVPGGRLATKRFEERRVDIGASYFTVPDGSAFAGVVGEWMTRGLVRPWTDTFAVADDTRLRDRTTGPMRFAAPGGLRGLVADLAESLNVEHQRTVETVEPGALDGESVGDIVLAMPDPQANRLLPASHEIDAVEWEPVIAVILGFAERSWPADLQGAFVNDSATVGFIADDGARRGDGAPVLVAHTTSALAAAHLDDPHAVRPIVVDAVRRIFGITDEPEWVAAHRWTFARPATTHAQPFSFVDGIGVCGDAWGASPSVSTAWASGDALGRAIAASR
- a CDS encoding beta-galactosidase; its protein translation is MTTPGIRFGAAYYHEYQPTPRLAEDMRLMKEAGFTVIRVGESVWSTWEPEPGVFHLDWLEDVLDAAHEHGIDVILGTPTYAIPMWMKRLHPEVAGDAATGQPMHWGRRQEMDFTNPAFLFYAERVIRKIVERYREHPAVIGYQVDNEPGITLLYNEGIFQRFTDSLRHQYGDVETLNREWGLVYWSHRLSTWADLWRPDGNFQPQYDLAWRRFQASLVTEYIGWQADIVREYAIGEQFVTTCIAFDQPGVDDVALSSRLDVVSGNAYYEMEDSLALPDTAPRKGEWWTNGLWSIYDLADRMYSAKEAPFLITETNSSSMGLSSHNYSPYDGQWRQAAWALVARGARMVEYWHWHTLHFGAETYWGGVLPHSQKPGRHYREVAQIGADFAAAGAAVADSTPDSDVAFLYDTDSRFALGGPQSPFRNGGQYFDPQGYHRITSAFYRGAFDAGLQVRLVRPTQLFSSRGGEGVDAGEFAARHPVLIAPAFFTAADADLDWLAAYAGAGGHLVLGPRSAYADREGRARLEEKPARLAEAAGTWYDEIANLPEPLDVSAENEFPLLDGAAATDWMDGLTVTDGTSLVRFVHPHYGRWSAVTTREHGAGRVTVVGTVPNLALAESVARWAADPIVDRASVPETVTVTTSTDSSGRRIYYVHNWSWEPASFTPPEAVTDLIDGTDVAAGAALELGPWDVRVVRTLAPVAPVTTP